One genomic segment of Stigmatopora argus isolate UIUO_Sarg chromosome 3, RoL_Sarg_1.0, whole genome shotgun sequence includes these proteins:
- the LOC144071824 gene encoding uncharacterized protein LOC144071824 isoform X2, giving the protein MTTVVHCASCYAHSSVQPLHMFGKGPARGNYLSLFTYRGPRYAPRPYLPRHAPNMTLKQICQMLKLMKQVRKREAATARKQTCAAPTPACCGTNSDRKCVPSCIRRKCNVKRAS; this is encoded by the exons ATGACTACTGTCGTCCAT TGCGCCTCTTGCTATGCGCACAGCAGTGTACAGCCCCTGCACATGTTCGGCAAAGGACCAGCTCGGGGCAACTATCTGTCACTCTTCACGTACCGGGGTCCTCGCTATGCCCCGAGACCCTACCTGCCTCGCCACGCTCCGAACATGACACTGAAGCAGATCTGTCAAATGCTGAAGCTGATGAAACAGGTCAGGAAAAGAGAGGCTGCTACTGCCAG GAAACAGACATGTGCAGCCCCGACACCGGCCTGCTGCGGCACCAATTCGGACAGGAAATGTGTCCCGAGCTGTATCAGACGCAAGTGCAATGTCAAACGTGCAAGCTGA
- the LOC144071824 gene encoding uncharacterized protein LOC144071824 isoform X1, translated as MSICVEFACSPLRGFPPGTPVPSHIPKTCMCASCYAHSSVQPLHMFGKGPARGNYLSLFTYRGPRYAPRPYLPRHAPNMTLKQICQMLKLMKQVRKREAATARKQTCAAPTPACCGTNSDRKCVPSCIRRKCNVKRAS; from the exons atgtccatctgtgtggagtttgcatgttctcccctgcgtgggtttcctccgggtactccggttccctcccacattcccaaaacatgcatg TGCGCCTCTTGCTATGCGCACAGCAGTGTACAGCCCCTGCACATGTTCGGCAAAGGACCAGCTCGGGGCAACTATCTGTCACTCTTCACGTACCGGGGTCCTCGCTATGCCCCGAGACCCTACCTGCCTCGCCACGCTCCGAACATGACACTGAAGCAGATCTGTCAAATGCTGAAGCTGATGAAACAGGTCAGGAAAAGAGAGGCTGCTACTGCCAG GAAACAGACATGTGCAGCCCCGACACCGGCCTGCTGCGGCACCAATTCGGACAGGAAATGTGTCCCGAGCTGTATCAGACGCAAGTGCAATGTCAAACGTGCAAGCTGA